A stretch of Pseudomonas sp. LRP2-20 DNA encodes these proteins:
- a CDS encoding DUF4892 domain-containing protein has protein sequence MSAPVSIRTAFAACLVLASPLLWAGSLPVPVDAKVVDQRPAVEQERVYPMGPLRKISGRLRVEDKIESRGQVSSVTYELPVERSAREAFTSARETLQHDGGYPLFWCQGRDCGEGSLWANDVFANARLNGGDEQQAFILLRRSAEEADTLVALYSVTRGNRRAYLHVEEFVASSPLGEILPTAATVLREMRDTGKLDYPDLAEPRDSWVTLLARSLNLDSTLRASLSGAQAGAWREQLVKAGVREGRLEVGTAPTDGLHLELIR, from the coding sequence ATGAGTGCGCCCGTTTCCATCCGTACTGCCTTCGCCGCCTGCCTAGTGCTGGCCAGCCCCTTGCTTTGGGCCGGCAGCCTGCCGGTGCCGGTGGACGCCAAGGTGGTCGACCAGCGCCCGGCCGTGGAGCAGGAACGTGTCTACCCCATGGGCCCGCTGCGCAAGATCAGCGGCCGCCTGCGCGTCGAAGACAAGATCGAAAGCCGCGGCCAGGTCAGCTCGGTCACTTACGAGCTGCCGGTCGAGCGCAGTGCCCGCGAAGCCTTCACCAGCGCCCGCGAAACGCTGCAGCATGACGGCGGCTACCCGCTGTTCTGGTGCCAGGGCCGCGATTGTGGCGAAGGCAGCCTGTGGGCCAACGATGTGTTCGCCAATGCCCGGTTGAACGGCGGTGACGAGCAGCAGGCGTTCATCCTCCTGCGCCGCTCGGCCGAGGAGGCCGACACCCTGGTTGCGCTGTACAGCGTCACCCGTGGTAACCGCCGCGCCTACCTGCATGTGGAAGAGTTCGTCGCCAGCAGCCCGCTGGGTGAAATACTGCCCACCGCCGCCACCGTGCTGCGGGAAATGCGCGACACCGGCAAGCTCGACTACCCTGACCTGGCTGAGCCAAGGGACAGCTGGGTGACCTTGCTGGCACGCAGTCTGAACCTTGACAGCACCTTGCGCGCGAGCTTGAGTGGCGCCCAGGCTGGGGCCTGGCGCGAACAACTGGTCAAAGCTGGCGTGCGTGAAGGCCGGCTCGAAGTCGGCACTGCACCTACCGATGGCCTGCACCTGGAACTGATTCGTTGA
- the kdpC gene encoding potassium-transporting ATPase subunit KdpC — translation MNHYVRPALSLILLMTVVTGALYPLAVTGVAQLAFPEQANGSLVHDERGQVRGSALIAQDFQGDGWFHSRPSAGAFATVASSASNLAPSNPALAERVKGDAATLYQAQLGPVPQALLSTSGSGLDPHLPPAAVAYQIPRVAAARQVPVERLQALLEEATLHPLIGPPVVNVLALNQALDQLGH, via the coding sequence ATGAACCATTACGTACGCCCGGCGTTGAGCCTGATTCTGCTGATGACCGTGGTCACCGGCGCGCTGTACCCGTTGGCGGTGACCGGAGTTGCCCAGCTGGCGTTCCCTGAGCAGGCCAATGGCAGCCTGGTACACGATGAGCGCGGGCAGGTGCGGGGGTCGGCCTTGATTGCCCAGGATTTCCAGGGCGATGGCTGGTTCCATTCACGGCCTTCGGCGGGTGCTTTTGCCACCGTGGCCAGTAGCGCGAGCAACCTGGCCCCGAGCAATCCGGCGCTGGCCGAACGGGTCAAAGGCGATGCTGCGACGCTGTACCAGGCGCAGTTGGGGCCGGTGCCCCAGGCACTGCTGAGCACCTCGGGCAGCGGCCTGGACCCGCACTTGCCACCGGCAGCGGTGGCTTACCAGATTCCCCGGGTAGCCGCAGCGCGGCAGGTGCCAGTAGAGCGCTTGCAAGCCTTGCTGGAAGAGGCCACCCTCCACCCATTGATCGGGCCGCCGGTGGTCAATGTGCTGGCCTTGAACCAGGCCCTGGACCAGCTAGGCCATTGA
- the kdpF gene encoding K(+)-transporting ATPase subunit F yields MYMLDGLSLLLAVALAVYLLVALLRADRS; encoded by the coding sequence ATGTACATGCTCGACGGTCTGTCACTGCTACTGGCAGTGGCGTTGGCGGTTTACCTGCTGGTGGCGCTGCTGCGCGCCGATCGCAGCTAG
- the kdpB gene encoding potassium-transporting ATPase subunit KdpB: protein MNMPIPEVKTSHSAKDQTRFAALWRPALVQAFVKLDPRQLKRAPVMLVVALTAILTTALCFAPGNGVSTGVAAQIALWLWFTVLFANFAEALAEGRGKARADSLKAGSQGLMAQRRKRDGSFESVAATALRKDDVVRVVAGEMIPGDGEVLEGIAAVNEAAITGESAPVIRESGGDRSAVTGNTRLVSDWLLIRITSNPGESTLDRMIALVEGAKRQKTPNEIALDILLIGLTLIFLIVVVTLQPFARFAGGSLPLIFLAALLVTLIPTTIGGLLSAIGIAGMDRLVRLNVIARSGRAVEAAGDVHTLMLDKTGTITFGNRRCSALHAAQGVTAKELGEGALLASLADDTAEGKSIVEYLRQLHDFIEPSPGQYQAIAFSAETRLSGIDFQQHRYRKGAVDAVLAFVGMQRLDLPAALAREVERIAQSGGTPLLVCLDKRLLGVIHLKDVVKPGIRERFAELRKLGIRTVMVTGDNPLTAAAIAAEAGVDDVLAEATPEKKLARIRQEQNDGRLVAMCGDGANDAPALAQADVGMAMNDGTQAAREAANMVDLDSDPTKLLDVVQVGKELLVTRGALTTFSIANDVAKYFAILPALFAAIYPQLGVLNLMQLASPQSAILSAIVFNALIIIVLIPLALRGVRVQAASAAHLLRRNLLIYGLGGIVVPFAGIKLIDLLLNALHLV, encoded by the coding sequence ATGAACATGCCCATTCCCGAAGTGAAAACCTCGCACAGCGCCAAGGACCAGACCCGTTTCGCCGCCCTGTGGCGCCCAGCGCTGGTGCAGGCCTTCGTCAAGCTCGACCCACGTCAGCTCAAGCGCGCGCCGGTGATGTTGGTGGTCGCCCTGACGGCCATCCTCACTACCGCTTTGTGTTTCGCGCCTGGCAATGGCGTCAGCACCGGCGTTGCCGCGCAGATCGCCCTGTGGCTGTGGTTCACCGTACTGTTCGCCAACTTCGCCGAGGCCCTCGCCGAAGGCCGTGGCAAGGCCCGCGCCGACAGCCTCAAGGCCGGTAGCCAGGGTTTGATGGCGCAGCGGCGCAAACGCGATGGCAGTTTCGAGAGCGTCGCTGCCACGGCGTTGCGCAAGGACGATGTGGTGCGCGTGGTGGCCGGCGAGATGATCCCCGGTGACGGCGAGGTCCTCGAAGGCATCGCGGCGGTCAACGAAGCGGCCATCACCGGCGAATCTGCGCCAGTCATCCGTGAATCCGGGGGCGACCGTTCGGCCGTTACCGGCAACACCCGGCTGGTGTCCGACTGGCTGCTGATCCGCATCACCAGCAACCCCGGCGAATCGACCCTGGACCGCATGATCGCCCTGGTTGAAGGCGCCAAGCGGCAGAAGACCCCCAACGAAATCGCCCTCGACATCCTGCTGATCGGCCTGACCCTGATCTTCCTGATCGTGGTGGTGACCCTGCAGCCGTTCGCCCGTTTTGCCGGTGGCAGCCTGCCGCTGATCTTCCTCGCCGCGCTGCTGGTGACGCTGATTCCCACCACTATCGGGGGGCTGCTCTCGGCCATCGGCATCGCCGGCATGGACCGCCTGGTGCGCCTGAATGTGATCGCCCGTTCCGGGCGAGCGGTGGAGGCGGCCGGCGACGTGCATACGCTGATGCTCGACAAGACCGGCACCATCACCTTCGGAAACCGCCGCTGCAGCGCCCTGCACGCCGCCCAAGGGGTGACCGCCAAGGAACTGGGGGAGGGCGCCTTGCTTGCCTCGCTGGCCGATGACACCGCCGAGGGCAAGTCGATCGTCGAATACCTGCGCCAGTTGCACGACTTCATCGAGCCGTCGCCCGGGCAGTACCAGGCAATCGCCTTCAGCGCCGAGACGCGCCTGTCGGGCATCGACTTCCAGCAGCACCGCTACCGCAAGGGTGCCGTCGATGCGGTGCTGGCGTTCGTCGGCATGCAGCGCCTCGACCTGCCCGCCGCGTTGGCCCGTGAAGTGGAGCGCATCGCCCAGAGTGGTGGCACTCCGCTGCTGGTGTGCCTGGACAAGCGCCTGCTCGGCGTGATTCACCTCAAGGACGTGGTCAAGCCGGGCATCCGCGAGCGTTTCGCCGAGCTGCGCAAGCTGGGCATCCGCACGGTGATGGTGACCGGTGACAACCCGCTGACCGCTGCAGCCATTGCTGCCGAAGCGGGGGTGGATGATGTGCTCGCCGAAGCCACGCCGGAGAAGAAACTGGCACGCATTCGCCAGGAGCAGAACGATGGCCGCCTGGTGGCCATGTGCGGTGACGGTGCCAACGACGCCCCGGCGCTGGCCCAGGCGGACGTCGGCATGGCCATGAACGATGGTACCCAGGCGGCGCGTGAGGCCGCCAACATGGTCGACCTGGACAGCGACCCGACCAAGCTGTTGGACGTGGTGCAGGTGGGCAAGGAGTTGCTGGTGACCCGCGGGGCGCTGACCACTTTCTCCATCGCCAACGACGTGGCCAAGTACTTCGCCATCCTGCCGGCGCTGTTCGCCGCCATCTATCCGCAGCTGGGGGTGCTCAACCTGATGCAGCTGGCCAGCCCGCAGAGCGCGATCCTCTCGGCCATCGTGTTCAACGCGCTGATCATCATCGTGCTGATTCCGCTGGCGCTGCGGGGTGTGCGCGTGCAGGCAGCGAGCGCGGCGCACCTGCTGCGGCGCAACCTGCTGATCTACGGGCTGGGTGGCATCGTCGTGCCATTTGCCGGGATCAAGCTGATCGACCTGCTGCTCAATGCCTTGCACCTGGTCTGA
- the kdpA gene encoding potassium-transporting ATPase subunit KdpA, with protein sequence MHSYDYALLVAFFAIVLLPAPWLGRFYYKVMEGQRTWLTPVLGPVERGCYRLAGVRADQEQNWQQYTLALLAFNLAGFLLLFAVLLLQGYLPLNPQHLPGQEWSLAFNTAVSFVTNTNWQAYSGEASVSYLSQMLGLTVQNFVSAATGLAVLVALCRGIARRSTTSLGNFWVDMTRATLYGLLPLCLLLALLLVWQGVPQTFADYAHAVTLQGADQTIPLGPAASQIAIKQLGTNGGGFFGVNSAHPFENPTAWSNLFEVASIILIPVALVFTFGHYVKDLRQSRAIIACMFGLFLLGGATALWSELQPNPALESAQVQQSAPMEGKESRFGTTGSVLWTVTTTAASNGSVNAMHDSLNPLTGMVAMVNMMVGEVIFGGVGAGLYGMLLFVLIAVFLAGLMIGRTPEYLGKKLQAREVQLLVATLLVMPVGVLVLAAIAASLPGPASAVSNPGAHGFSQLLYAYTSATANNGSAFAGFGANTVFHNVMIGLAMLIGRFGYILPILALAGSLAAKKSAPQGLNSFPTHGPLFACLLLVTILLVGGLTFLPTLALGPIAEQLSLGF encoded by the coding sequence ATGCACAGTTACGATTACGCTTTGCTAGTGGCTTTTTTCGCCATCGTGCTGTTGCCGGCACCTTGGCTTGGGCGCTTCTACTACAAGGTCATGGAAGGGCAGCGCACCTGGCTGACGCCCGTGCTTGGGCCGGTTGAGCGGGGCTGCTATCGCCTGGCCGGCGTGCGCGCCGACCAGGAGCAGAACTGGCAGCAGTACACCCTGGCCCTGCTGGCCTTCAACCTGGCGGGCTTCCTGTTGCTGTTCGCCGTGCTGCTGCTGCAAGGCTACCTGCCACTCAACCCCCAGCACCTGCCCGGCCAGGAATGGTCGCTGGCGTTCAACACGGCGGTGAGTTTCGTCACCAACACCAACTGGCAGGCCTACAGTGGCGAGGCCTCGGTCAGCTACCTGAGCCAGATGCTCGGCCTGACCGTGCAGAACTTTGTCAGCGCCGCCACCGGCCTGGCCGTGCTGGTCGCGCTGTGCCGCGGCATCGCTCGCCGTTCCACCACCAGCCTGGGCAACTTCTGGGTCGACATGACCCGCGCCACCCTCTACGGCCTGCTGCCGCTGTGCCTGCTGCTGGCGCTGCTGCTGGTCTGGCAGGGTGTGCCTCAGACCTTCGCCGACTACGCCCACGCCGTGACCCTGCAGGGGGCTGACCAGACCATCCCGCTGGGCCCGGCCGCCAGCCAGATCGCCATCAAGCAGCTGGGTACCAACGGTGGCGGCTTCTTCGGCGTCAACTCGGCGCACCCGTTCGAGAACCCCACGGCCTGGAGCAACCTGTTCGAGGTGGCCTCGATCATCCTGATCCCGGTGGCACTGGTGTTCACCTTTGGTCACTACGTCAAGGACCTGCGCCAGAGCCGCGCAATCATTGCCTGCATGTTCGGCCTGTTCCTGCTTGGCGGCGCCACTGCGCTGTGGTCGGAACTTCAGCCGAACCCGGCACTGGAAAGCGCCCAGGTGCAACAGAGCGCGCCCATGGAAGGTAAGGAGAGCCGCTTCGGCACCACCGGTTCGGTGCTGTGGACGGTGACCACCACCGCAGCCTCCAACGGCTCGGTCAATGCCATGCACGATAGCCTCAACCCGCTGACCGGCATGGTCGCGATGGTCAACATGATGGTCGGCGAGGTGATTTTCGGCGGCGTCGGTGCGGGGCTCTACGGTATGTTGCTGTTCGTGCTGATTGCTGTGTTCCTGGCCGGCCTGATGATCGGCCGCACGCCCGAATACCTGGGCAAGAAGTTGCAGGCGCGGGAAGTGCAGCTGCTGGTGGCGACCCTGTTGGTGATGCCAGTTGGCGTACTGGTGCTCGCGGCCATCGCCGCCAGCCTGCCAGGGCCAGCCAGCGCGGTAAGCAACCCGGGCGCCCATGGCTTCAGTCAGCTGCTTTACGCCTATACCTCGGCCACCGCCAACAATGGCTCGGCTTTCGCCGGATTTGGCGCTAACACCGTGTTCCACAACGTGATGATCGGCCTGGCCATGCTGATTGGCCGCTTCGGCTACATCCTGCCGATCCTTGCCCTGGCTGGCAGCCTGGCGGCGAAGAAGAGCGCGCCCCAGGGCCTGAACAGTTTTCCTACCCACGGCCCGCTGTTCGCCTGCCTGTTGCTGGTAACCATCCTGCTGGTCGGTGGCCTGACCTTCCTGCCGACCCTGGCCCTCGGGCCGATCGCCGAACAACTGAGCCTGGGTTTCTGA
- a CDS encoding alpha/beta fold hydrolase — translation MSQQIFFAHANGFPSATYGKLFAALAPDYQVSHLAQHAHDPRFPVDDNWQNLVDELLHHLAQQEGPVWGVGHSLGGVLHLHAALRRPELYRGVVMLDSPVLTRADQWLLRTAKRFGFIDRITPAGRTLGRREAFADRDSARTYFASKSLFRHFDPDCLEAYLEHGLQVGEDGLRLRFDPATEISIYRSIPHASPAPARQLQVPLAMVRGERSTVIRRHHALAVRGMPRGEYHSVPGGHMFPLERPTDTASLIKGLFDRWSQA, via the coding sequence ATGTCGCAGCAGATCTTCTTCGCCCATGCCAACGGTTTTCCTTCGGCCACCTACGGCAAGCTGTTCGCCGCCCTGGCGCCGGATTATCAGGTCAGTCACCTGGCCCAGCATGCCCACGACCCGCGCTTTCCGGTGGACGACAACTGGCAGAACCTGGTCGATGAACTGCTGCACCACCTGGCGCAGCAGGAGGGGCCGGTCTGGGGTGTCGGTCATTCTCTGGGTGGCGTGCTGCATCTGCACGCGGCCTTGCGTCGGCCCGAGTTGTACCGTGGCGTGGTGATGCTCGACTCACCGGTGCTGACCCGTGCTGACCAATGGCTGCTGCGCACCGCCAAGCGTTTCGGCTTCATCGACCGCATCACCCCGGCTGGCCGCACCCTCGGGCGGCGTGAAGCCTTCGCCGACCGTGACAGCGCACGTACCTACTTTGCCAGCAAGTCGCTGTTTCGCCACTTCGACCCGGATTGCCTGGAGGCCTACCTCGAGCATGGCCTGCAAGTGGGCGAGGATGGCTTGCGCCTGCGCTTCGACCCGGCCACGGAAATCAGCATCTACCGCAGCATCCCCCACGCCAGCCCGGCGCCCGCGCGCCAGTTGCAGGTGCCGCTGGCGATGGTGCGTGGCGAGCGCAGCACGGTCATCCGCCGCCACCATGCACTGGCGGTGCGCGGCATGCCTCGGGGCGAGTATCACAGCGTGCCGGGCGGGCACATGTTCCCGCTGGAACGGCCGACCGACACCGCCAGCCTGATCAAGGGCCTGTTCGACCGCTGGAGCCAGGCATGA
- the sixA gene encoding phosphohistidine phosphatase SixA, translated as MKLWVLRHGEAEPRANSDAERRLTAHGREQVLRSAAHLLGQPLQAIIASPYVRAQQTAALVHDTLGFAEPVRTVPWLTPDSDVRQVIGEIERLGLEHVLLVSHQPLVGSLVGMLEHGHVQQPAGMSTASLAVLEGGWPLAGLMTLRALNAPD; from the coding sequence GTGAAGCTGTGGGTGCTGCGCCACGGCGAGGCGGAGCCGCGGGCCAACAGCGACGCCGAGCGGCGCCTGACGGCCCATGGGCGCGAGCAGGTGCTGCGCAGTGCGGCGCACCTGCTGGGCCAGCCGTTGCAGGCGATTATTGCCAGCCCGTACGTACGTGCGCAACAGACGGCGGCCCTGGTGCATGACACCCTGGGCTTCGCCGAACCTGTGCGCACCGTGCCGTGGCTGACACCCGATAGCGATGTGCGGCAGGTGATCGGCGAAATCGAGCGCCTGGGGCTGGAGCATGTGTTGCTGGTCAGTCACCAGCCACTGGTGGGTTCGCTGGTCGGCATGCTGGAGCATGGCCATGTACAGCAGCCGGCAGGGATGAGCACGGCCAGTCTGGCGGTGCTGGAAGGTGGCTGGCCGCTGGCAGGGCTGATGACGTTGCGCGCGCTTAATGCGCCTGACTGA
- a CDS encoding alpha/beta hydrolase, with product MSTQVEEVRLSLGHIELAAHLFGPDDGLPVIALHGWLDNANSFARLAPRLNGLRIVALDLAGHGYSEHRPLGAGYALADYAHDVLRVAEQLGWQRFALLGHSLGAIISVQLAGALPDRVSHLALIDGVIPPTGAEQDAAERLGMALQAQLRLDGKRKSVYTSLEEGVQARMKGMVAVSREAAELLAQRGLMPVPGGYSWRSDSRLTLPSPVRLSQAQAMAYVRRVSCPASLVVAADGMLARHTELLEQLPFAQTLLPGGHHLHLNDEQGAALVADCFNRFFGFA from the coding sequence ATGAGCACCCAGGTCGAGGAAGTCCGCCTGAGCCTGGGCCATATCGAGCTGGCCGCCCACCTGTTCGGCCCGGACGATGGACTGCCGGTGATCGCCTTGCACGGCTGGCTGGACAACGCCAACAGCTTCGCCCGCCTGGCACCGCGGTTGAACGGGCTGCGCATCGTCGCCCTCGATCTGGCCGGGCACGGTTATTCCGAGCACCGTCCATTGGGCGCGGGTTATGCCTTGGCCGATTACGCCCACGATGTGCTGCGGGTTGCCGAACAGCTGGGCTGGCAGCGTTTTGCCCTGCTCGGGCATTCGTTGGGCGCGATCATTTCGGTGCAGCTGGCCGGTGCCTTGCCCGACCGGGTCAGCCATCTGGCCTTGATCGATGGAGTCATTCCCCCCACGGGTGCCGAGCAGGATGCCGCTGAACGCCTGGGCATGGCCCTTCAGGCCCAGCTGCGCCTGGACGGCAAGCGCAAGTCCGTTTACACGAGCCTGGAGGAGGGCGTGCAGGCGCGCATGAAGGGCATGGTCGCGGTCAGTCGGGAAGCCGCCGAGCTGCTGGCCCAACGCGGCCTGATGCCGGTGCCCGGCGGTTACAGCTGGCGCAGCGACAGCCGCCTGACCTTGCCCTCGCCGGTGCGCCTGAGCCAGGCCCAGGCCATGGCCTACGTGCGGCGGGTGAGTTGCCCGGCCAGCCTGGTGGTGGCCGCTGACGGGATGCTGGCGCGCCACACCGAGCTGCTGGAGCAGCTACCCTTTGCGCAGACGCTGTTGCCCGGCGGGCATCACCTGCACTTGAACGATGAACAGGGTGCGGCCCTTGTCGCAGACTGTTTCAATCGCTTCTTTGGCTTTGCTTGA
- a CDS encoding AI-2E family transporter, producing MANNDRLLIQILLLALLGAALWVMAPFISALLWGAILAFASWPLMRLLTRLLGGRETLAASLLTTAWILIVALPLVWLGFNLADHIRDATAFVRDVQVDGLPDAPDWLGGIPFVGERLVSWWQSLDQQGAALLASVKPYLGQVGNWLLARSAQIGSGVLELTLSLVFVFFFYRDGPRLSAFVLRLLNRLVGERADYYLELVAGTVQRVVNGVIGTAAAQALLALIGFLIAGVPGAIVLGLVTFMLSLIPMGPPLAWIPATGWLVWKGEYGMAVFLGIWGTFVISGVDNVLKPYLISRGGNLPLVIVLLGVFGGLIAFGFIGLFIGPTLLAVGYSLLLDWSRNSAQAQQ from the coding sequence ATGGCCAACAATGACCGCCTGCTGATCCAGATTCTGCTGCTGGCGCTGCTCGGTGCCGCCCTGTGGGTCATGGCACCGTTCATATCCGCGTTGTTGTGGGGGGCCATCCTGGCCTTTGCCAGCTGGCCGCTGATGCGCCTGCTGACGCGTCTGCTGGGGGGGCGCGAAACCCTGGCCGCCAGCCTGCTGACCACGGCCTGGATCCTGATCGTCGCCTTGCCGCTGGTGTGGCTGGGCTTCAACCTGGCCGACCACATCCGCGATGCCACCGCCTTTGTCCGTGACGTGCAGGTCGATGGCCTGCCCGATGCGCCTGACTGGCTCGGCGGCATTCCCTTCGTTGGCGAGCGCCTGGTCAGCTGGTGGCAATCCCTCGACCAGCAAGGCGCAGCCCTGCTGGCGTCGGTGAAACCTTACCTGGGGCAAGTCGGTAACTGGTTGCTGGCGCGCAGTGCGCAGATCGGCAGCGGTGTGCTGGAGCTGACCCTGAGCCTGGTGTTCGTGTTCTTCTTCTACCGTGACGGGCCGCGCCTGTCGGCATTCGTGTTGCGTCTGCTGAACCGGCTGGTGGGCGAGCGTGCCGATTACTACCTGGAGCTGGTGGCCGGCACCGTGCAACGGGTGGTCAACGGCGTGATCGGCACGGCTGCGGCCCAGGCCCTGCTGGCGTTGATCGGCTTCCTGATCGCCGGGGTGCCCGGGGCGATCGTGCTGGGGCTGGTGACCTTCATGCTCAGCCTGATTCCTATGGGGCCACCGCTGGCGTGGATCCCGGCGACCGGCTGGCTGGTGTGGAAGGGTGAGTACGGCATGGCGGTGTTCCTGGGCATCTGGGGCACCTTCGTCATCAGCGGCGTGGACAACGTGCTCAAGCCGTACCTGATCAGTCGCGGCGGCAACCTGCCGCTGGTGATCGTGCTGCTCGGCGTGTTCGGCGGTTTGATCGCCTTTGGTTTCATCGGCCTGTTCATCGGCCCGACCTTGCTGGCGGTCGGCTACAGCCTGCTGCTGGACTGGAGCCGCAATTCGGCGCAGGCCCAGCAGTAA